CCGGTGCCGGTGCCGGTGGCCGCGGTACGGCGCCCGGCGAGAACGGATCGGGGCGGCCTGCCGAGACGGGCGGATCGTTCGCCGAGCCGACGGTGGGGAGCGGAGGTCTTGTCGCCCGCCTGCCGCTGTCGGCTCCGGTGCCGCTGGTGCCTGCCGAACTCGGGTACGAGGCGGAGACGAACGCCGCGGAGTCGCTCGTACCCGGCTCGGGGATCCCGGCGACCCCCGAGGTCGGCACGCCCAACGGCGCGCTGCTCTTTCCCGGCGAGGTCCCGCCGCCCTCCGTGTTCTCCCCGGAAGCCGCGGATTGGTGGGACAAGCACTTCCGCATGATGACGCAGTGGGGGACCCGGCAGGTGCTGCCGACGTAGCTGTGCGCCGACAGCGACACGAATCAGGCCCGGCGCCCTTGCGGCGCCGGGCTTTTCGCTGTCCGGGCTACACCGACAGGTCGCGGCGCAGCTTGGCGACGTGTCCGGTGGCGCGGACGTTGTACTGCGCCACCGCGATCCTGCCCTCCTCGTCCACCAGGAAGGTGGAGCGGATGACGCCGACGACTGTCTTGCCGTACATGCTCTTCTCGCCGTACGCGCCCCATGCGGTGAGCACGCTGCGGTCGGGGTCCGACAGCAGCGGGAAGGTCAGCTGTTCGGCGTCGCGAAACTTGGCCAGCTTGGCGGGCTTGTCCGGCGAGATGCCGATGACGTCGATGCCCGCGCCGTCCAGGTCGGCCGAGTTGTCGCGGAAGTCACAGGCTTGCTTGGTGCAGCCGGGCGTGCTCGCGGCGGGATAGAAGTACACGATCACCTTGCGGCCGCGGTAGTCGGCGAGCGAGACGTTCTTGCCGTCGGCGTCGGGCAGCGTGAACTCGGGCGCGGTGTCGCCGGGGGAGAGTCGTTGGTTGGTGGTCACCTCCAGCACGGTAACCGAATGCCTGGACATCGCGCGGAAGGGAGATCGTCGCGCGGCCCGATAGCGCACGGTGCGGACGGATAGACTCGTCCGCGAGCGCTGGGTGCTTCGCGAACGGCCGACGACACGGCGTGATTCGTGCCCCGGGCGTGGCAATCGACTACAGGAGGGTTTGAACGTGGCAAGGGATACCGAGCGGATCGAGCAGGACATCGAGGCCGCCCGCACTCGGCTGGCGAGCACACTCGACGAGCTCGCGGTACGCACGGATCCGCATCGCATCGCGGACGACACCAAGCAGATCGTGGTCGCGAAGCTCAACGAGCCGAAGGTGAAGTACGGCCTGATCGGGGCGGCCGCCTTGATCGTCGGTCTGGTTCTGCTCAAGATCTTCCGCTGACCTGGTAAACGACGACACCCGGTATGGCGCCGCCATACCGGGTGTCGTCGTTTACCAGGTCAGTTCAGACCGTCGGGCAGGCGAAGCCGTCGCCATCGGGATCCAGGTGCGGACCGTAGCCCGGTTCTCCGCGGAACAGCGGGGCATGTCCCGCGGCGCGAGCATCGTCGCAGTTGGCGTAGGCGCCTCCGGCCGAGCCGGTCTGCGAGTAGCCGGCGGAGCCGGTCGCGGCGGAGCCGGTATCGACAGCCGACGAGCCGGTCCCGGCGGAGCCGGACGGAGGGGCGGCTTGGGCGGCGGGCGCCGCGAGCAGGGTTAACCCCGCGGCGGCAGCGCTGACGGTGAGCCGACGTACGTTCATGTATTCCTCTGTCTGGTTGCTGCGGTGGATGGGCGCCCAACCGGACGCCGCATCCACTGTTGTGACGGCTCGCTCTCTTGTCAACTGCGGGGGAACGGAACTAGGGCATCAGGGGGCGGCGGCCAGACACGGATCAGGTGGTGGGCGTGCCACCGCCGACGTGCTCTGCGGGGATGTTTCCCATGCGTCCGGCCTGGTAGTCGGCCATCGCCTCGATGATCTCAGCACGGGTGTTCATCACGAACGGCCCATATTGCACCACGGGTTCCTTGATCGGCTGTCCGCCGAGCAGCAACACTTCGAGTTCGCCGGTCCGATTGTCTTGGCGCGCATCGGCTGTCACGGTGATCGCGTCCCCTCGGCCGAATACCGCCAACTGTCCGTCGCCTAGCGGCCTGCGTTCCGCGCCGACCGTGCCGTTGCCGGACAGTACATACACCATCGCTGTAAACTGTTGCGGCCAAGGGGTTTCCAGCTGTCCACCGGGTGTGATCGAGGCGTGCGCGTACGCGATCGGCGTGTAGGTGGAACCGGGACCGGTGAATCCACCGACTTCACCGGCGATGAGCCGGACCAGTGCGCCGCCGTCGTGCGAACTCACCAGCGTCAGTTCGCCGCCGCGCAGGTCCTGGTAGCGCGGAGCCGTGAACTTCAGTGCGCGCGGCAGGTTCACCCAGAGCTGGATGCCGTGGAACCGGCCTCCTGCGATGACCATGTCCTCCGGTGGGACCTCGTCGTGCAGGATGCCGGAGCCCGCGGTCATCCATTGGGTGTCGCCTTCGCTGATGACACCGCCTCCGCCGTTGGAATCGTGGTGCACGATCGTGCCGTCGAGCATGTAGGTCACCGTCTCGAACCCACGGTGCGGATGCCAGGGCGCGCCCTTGGCTTCGTGCGGTTCGTAGGCCACCGGGCCCATCTGGTCGAGCAGGATGAACGGATCGGCGGTGCGCAGATCCATGCTGGGGAAGGGCCTGCGTACCTCGAATCCCGCGCCTTCGCGCTGGGTGTGTGCGGTGACTACGCTGCGCACCGGCCGCTCGCGCAGGGTCGCGTCGGGGCGGGGAAGGCGCGGCAGGACCATGATGTCGGGGACGGTGATGGCGGGCATCGGACCTCCTGAGTGGTTGGTGTCCATGTCAACCAAAAGTGATTACACTTCATTCCCATGGTCCGGTGGTTGAGTGACGACGAGCAGGCGACGTGGCAGGCCTATGTGCGGCTGCGCCAGCGTTTGGACGGGGTGATTTCGGCCGGGCTGGCCGAGGATCATCTGTCCCTCGCGGACTACGAGCTGATGGTGGCCCTGTCCGCGGCCCCGAACGGCTGTCTGCGCGCCAAGGAGCTGGCCGCCGAGGTGTGCTGGGAGAAGAGCCGGTTGTCCAAGCACCTGGCCAGGATGGACGCCCGCGGGTTAGTCGAACGGCGACCGGCGGAGGAGGACGCCCGCGGCATCATCGTGCAGCTCACGCCGGAGGGGCGTGCCGGCCTGGAGCGGGCCGCGCCGAATCATGTGGATCTGGTGCGCAGGGTGTTCATCGAGCCGATGACGGCCGCGGAGGCGCGGACGTTGCGGTCGTTGGCGGACAGGGTCGTCGCCGAGGTCGAGCAGGCGACCGAGCTGGGCGCCTGATCGGCGGGCCGCAGGCTCGGACGGTCGGTCTGCTGGATCGGAGCCCGCCGCTTCGACGATCACGCGGCGGGCGGGCCGGACTCGGCTGGGGGAAAGTGCTCCTCGCTCCATCTGGCGTTCCAGCCTCACAACCAAGGGGCGATCGGCGGCTTCACCCACAGCAGCTTCTCGTCGGTGTGCTCGCGCCGGGCTGCCGGATGCTCCGGATGCCGGGCCGCCCAGCTGTCCTTTTCGTCCAGCAGTTGTGCCACCGTCACCCAGGTCTCGTCGGTGCTCGGCGGGTTGGTCTCGGCGGCTCTGGCCAGCTTGCGTCGCGCGGACGCGGGCAGCGCGAGCAACTCGGCTCCGGTGATGCCGCGCTGCCAGACATAGCTCGCCATCCGCCGAGCCTTCTCGGCGCGGCTCTTTGCCGCGGCGTCGCTGTGTGCGTAATCGGTCATGGTGCTGTCCACGGGGTCGGGTGCATCGACCCTAGCCGACCGGGCGGAGGGGGCAGAACGCGGCGAGGCCTCCCCATCCGTGGACGGGAAGGCCTCGCCTCGCCAACAGGTCAGTACGCGCTGCTGACGTTGTCCATCGAGCCGTAGCGGTGCGCCGCGTAGTTGCAGGCGGCGACGATGTTCGCGACGGGATCCCAGATGTCCCAGGAGGTGCCCTCGACGTGGTACGTGGCGAAGGTCGGGTCGATCACCTGCAACAGGCCCTTGGACGGTATGCCCGCGGCGGCATTGGAGTCCCAGAGGTTGATCGCCTGTGGGTTGCCGGTGGATTCGCGCATGATGTTGCTGTAGAGGCCGTTGTAGCTGCCCGGAATGTTGTGCGCGCTCATGATGTCGAGTGCCTGGCGGATCCAGCCGTCCAGGTTGTTCGCGTAGGCCGCCGGGGCCGGGGCCGGCATCGGCGCCGGGACCGCTGCGGGTGCGGGTGCGGGCGCGGGGATCGCCTCCAGGGCGGCCACCTCGGCGACGGGTGCGGCGGCGGGTGCGGCGGCAGCGGGCGCGCCGGCTGGCTGCTGTTCGGCCACCATGGCGATACGAGACGGGACGCTGTCGTCGGCTACGGACACCGCGGAGGAGGCGGCTACGGCCACGACACCCGCGGCGGCGACGGCGATGGTGATGCTTTCGCGGAGCGATGGGCAACGGAAGGAAGAAAAGCGTCTGTCAGGCATTGCGAATCGGTTCCTTGGTTGGGGACTTG
The DNA window shown above is from Nocardia sp. NBC_01730 and carries:
- a CDS encoding MarR family winged helix-turn-helix transcriptional regulator, whose amino-acid sequence is MSDDEQATWQAYVRLRQRLDGVISAGLAEDHLSLADYELMVALSAAPNGCLRAKELAAEVCWEKSRLSKHLARMDARGLVERRPAEEDARGIIVQLTPEGRAGLERAAPNHVDLVRRVFIEPMTAAEARTLRSLADRVVAEVEQATELGA
- a CDS encoding excalibur calcium-binding domain-containing protein; this encodes MNVRRLTVSAAAAGLTLLAAPAAQAAPPSGSAGTGSSAVDTGSAATGSAGYSQTGSAGGAYANCDDARAAGHAPLFRGEPGYGPHLDPDGDGFACPTV
- a CDS encoding DUF3618 domain-containing protein, which produces MARDTERIEQDIEAARTRLASTLDELAVRTDPHRIADDTKQIVVAKLNEPKVKYGLIGAAALIVGLVLLKIFR
- a CDS encoding pirin family protein; this translates as MPAITVPDIMVLPRLPRPDATLRERPVRSVVTAHTQREGAGFEVRRPFPSMDLRTADPFILLDQMGPVAYEPHEAKGAPWHPHRGFETVTYMLDGTIVHHDSNGGGGVISEGDTQWMTAGSGILHDEVPPEDMVIAGGRFHGIQLWVNLPRALKFTAPRYQDLRGGELTLVSSHDGGALVRLIAGEVGGFTGPGSTYTPIAYAHASITPGGQLETPWPQQFTAMVYVLSGNGTVGAERRPLGDGQLAVFGRGDAITVTADARQDNRTGELEVLLLGGQPIKEPVVQYGPFVMNTRAEIIEAMADYQAGRMGNIPAEHVGGGTPTT
- a CDS encoding transglycosylase SLT domain-containing protein; the protein is MPDRRFSSFRCPSLRESITIAVAAAGVVAVAASSAVSVADDSVPSRIAMVAEQQPAGAPAAAAPAAAPVAEVAALEAIPAPAPAPAAVPAPMPAPAPAAYANNLDGWIRQALDIMSAHNIPGSYNGLYSNIMRESTGNPQAINLWDSNAAAGIPSKGLLQVIDPTFATYHVEGTSWDIWDPVANIVAACNYAAHRYGSMDNVSSAY
- the bcp gene encoding thioredoxin-dependent thiol peroxidase yields the protein MTTNQRLSPGDTAPEFTLPDADGKNVSLADYRGRKVIVYFYPAASTPGCTKQACDFRDNSADLDGAGIDVIGISPDKPAKLAKFRDAEQLTFPLLSDPDRSVLTAWGAYGEKSMYGKTVVGVIRSTFLVDEEGRIAVAQYNVRATGHVAKLRRDLSV